One segment of Pleomorphomonas sp. PLEO DNA contains the following:
- the tpiA gene encoding triose-phosphate isomerase, with amino-acid sequence MSVKPLVAGNWKMNGLKDSVAEFEAIAAGYDAALKAKAELAICPPFTLVAAFAQKGVLPVGGQDCHAKVSGAHTGDTSAEMLKDAGATYVIVGHSERRTDHAETDAIVKAKTEAAWRAGLIAIVCVGETHAERTGGKTLDVVGTQVAGSLPDGTTAANTVIAYEPVWAIGTGLTPTAADVKQVHNFIRKELVRRFGADANGIRILYGGSVKPSNAAELMAVEDVNGALVGGASLKATDFLGIAAAYK; translated from the coding sequence ATGTCGGTCAAGCCGCTGGTTGCCGGAAACTGGAAAATGAACGGCCTCAAGGACTCTGTCGCCGAATTCGAGGCCATTGCCGCCGGCTATGACGCCGCCCTCAAGGCCAAGGCCGAGCTGGCCATCTGTCCGCCCTTCACCCTCGTCGCCGCGTTCGCCCAGAAGGGCGTCCTGCCAGTCGGTGGCCAGGACTGCCACGCCAAGGTCTCGGGTGCCCATACCGGCGATACCTCGGCCGAGATGCTGAAGGATGCCGGCGCCACCTACGTCATCGTCGGCCACTCCGAGCGCCGCACCGACCACGCCGAGACCGACGCCATCGTCAAGGCCAAGACCGAAGCCGCCTGGCGCGCTGGTCTGATCGCCATCGTCTGCGTCGGCGAAACCCACGCTGAACGTACCGGTGGCAAGACGCTCGACGTCGTCGGCACCCAGGTTGCCGGTTCGCTGCCCGACGGGACGACGGCTGCCAACACCGTTATCGCCTACGAGCCGGTTTGGGCTATCGGCACCGGCCTGACGCCGACCGCCGCCGACGTCAAGCAAGTGCACAACTTCATCCGCAAGGAACTGGTCAGGCGCTTCGGCGCTGACGCCAACGGCATCCGCATCCTGTACGGCGGTTCGGTGAAGCCCTCGAACGCCGCCGAGCTGATGGCCGTCGAGGACGTCAACGGCGCGCTGGTTGGCGGTGCTTCGCTGAAGGCCACCGATTTCCTTGGCATCGCCGCCGCTTATAAGTGA